One genomic window of Elusimicrobiota bacterium includes the following:
- a CDS encoding gliding motility-associated C-terminal domain-containing protein: MCKNVFILIGLMFLSVSYVYCADMIIYEDTLSSSWENQSMGSGSAYNFDSSSPVYSGSKAISCAMSGNNWPKFVLTCTSFSVTNYKYLTFMINGGTAGNQNLLIIIEKKEENETKTSLCELNKYIDGAIIVKDEWKKVTVPLADFGLASGQLKTIKIADSDNDGELTFYIDSIKLVASAAVITGPFYPKINISPFPVTAAGNVTINIDFNAEVNLSTAPYTIQLITEKGQLYNFTAPSWADNQSWSGSLPVTAEADGIVTLEIKNITFTDGSKLNYYKYSFVIDTQKIFPYEKKFFPNPFSPNGDGKLDCAQISFSLPAPEKVSLWIYDLTGRLIRTLVEDEEMTKVNVSWDGKNDSGEAASIGVYIYILKIGSEKTRGTVVLVK, translated from the coding sequence ATGTGTAAAAATGTTTTTATCTTAATAGGTTTAATGTTTTTGAGTGTAAGTTATGTTTACTGCGCTGATATGATAATTTACGAAGATACGCTTTCTTCCAGTTGGGAAAATCAGTCTATGGGTAGCGGCAGTGCATATAATTTTGACAGCAGTTCCCCTGTTTACAGCGGGAGCAAAGCTATTTCCTGCGCCATGTCCGGGAATAACTGGCCAAAATTTGTTCTGACTTGTACTTCTTTTTCTGTTACAAATTATAAATATTTAACTTTTATGATTAATGGAGGAACAGCAGGCAATCAAAATTTATTAATTATTATTGAGAAAAAGGAAGAAAACGAAACAAAGACATCTCTTTGTGAACTAAACAAATATATAGACGGCGCAATAATAGTTAAGGATGAATGGAAAAAAGTAACAGTGCCGCTTGCTGATTTCGGATTAGCTAGCGGGCAATTGAAAACAATTAAAATTGCAGATAGTGATAATGACGGAGAACTAACTTTTTATATTGATAGCATAAAATTAGTTGCTTCAGCAGCGGTTATTACAGGCCCTTTTTATCCCAAAATAAATATTTCGCCGTTTCCTGTTACAGCTGCGGGAAATGTGACAATCAATATTGATTTCAATGCGGAAGTTAATTTAAGCACTGCTCCTTATACAATACAATTGATTACAGAAAAAGGCCAATTGTATAATTTTACAGCGCCAAGCTGGGCGGACAATCAATCCTGGAGCGGTAGTTTGCCTGTTACAGCGGAGGCTGACGGCATTGTAACTCTGGAAATAAAAAATATTACTTTTACAGACGGCAGTAAATTAAATTATTATAAATATTCTTTTGTTATTGACACTCAAAAAATATTCCCCTATGAAAAGAAATTTTTTCCAAATCCATTTTCTCCAAACGGGGACGGAAAATTAGATTGCGCTCAAATTAGTTTTAGCCTGCCTGCGCCTGAAAAAGTTAGTCTGTGGATTTATGATTTAACAGGCAGGTTAATCCGCACTTTAGTTGAAGATGAAGAAATGACTAAAGTAAATGTTTCCTGGGATGGCAAGAATGACTCAGGGGAGGCCGCAAGCATTGGAGTGTATATTTACATACTTAAAATTGGTTCAGAAAAAACCAGAGGAACAGTCGTGCTTGTAAAGTAG